The DNA sequence TATCTTTACTTATGTTTATAATTCTTACAAAGCACATATCCCCAATAAAAGATATTATTTACAAAAATTAGTTCGGAATATTTATAATGAAAAATTTAAAGTATGTTTTTTTGTCATCATTTATAACTTTGCTTATAGTTTCTATTTTCTTTGCATTCTTTTATTATGAAAAATTTTCCTCAAAAAATGAAAATTCAAATCAGCAAAACTCTGTTTTAGAAAATCGGCAAATTACAGAAAACAGTTCAATTGTGCCGGCAAATATTAGAAATCTTATTGATAACACAATTACAAACAGTCGTGAAAACATAATTACAAATACTGTAAAAAATGTAAGCTCAGCAATTGTTGGAATTAATGTAACTCAAACAAGATATTTTAGAGATCCGTATAGTTTCTTTTTTGATAGAATTTACGAAAGACAAATCCCCGGACTTGGATCAGGAGCAATAATCTCGCCAGATGGTTACGTTATTACTAATGATCACGTTGCCGGTGATGCGAATAAAATTATTGTTACAATGACTGACGGTACAGAATACAATGCTGAACTTGTTGGAACCGATAAATCCTCAGATATTGCTTTGTTAAAAATTAATGCCCAAAATTTGCCATATATTCAATTTGGAAATTCTGATGATATTTTAATTGGAGAATGGGTAATCGCTTTAGGAAATCCATTCGGACTTTTTGAAATAAATGATAAACCAACCGTAACAGTTGGAGTTGTAAGTGCACTAAATATGAATTTGGGATTAAGCGAAGAACGATATTATTTAAAAATGATACAAACAGATGCATCAATAAATTCCGGTAATAGCGGCGGACCATTAGTAAATAGTGTAGGCGAAATGATTGGAATGAATACAATTATCTGGCGAGAAAATAAAGGCGGAAGTATTGGTGTTGGTTTTGCAATTCCAATAAATACAATTAAAGATATTATTGAAGAATTAAAATCCAACGGTTTTGTAAACAGAGATTTTTGGACGGGAATTAGTATTCAGCCAATTGACGATGCAATAGCAAAATACTACAAACTAAACAGCACCTACGGAGTTATAATTTCAAATGTTGATAGAAGATCTCCGGCAGAAAAAGCTGGGTTAGAAGTCGGCGATGTTATTCTTGAAGTAAATGATGTAAAAATAAATAATGACCAAACTATACTTTATGTTTTTCATCAAGCAAGAACAAATGATATTTTGAAACTAAAAGTTTTTCGAGATAATAAAATACTTTTTATAAATTTAAAATTAGAACCAAAACCATGATAGAAAGATATACACGCCCGGAAATGGGAAAAATTTGGGAAGATGAATTTAAATATTCAACTTGGTTAAAAATAGAAATTTTAGCTTGCGAAGCCCGTGCGGAAATGGGTGAAATTCCAAAAGAAGATTTAGAAATTATTAAATCCAAATCAAATTTTGATGTAAAAAGAATTTTAGAAATTGAAGAAGAAACCAAACATGATGTAATTGCGTTTCTTACAAATGTTGCGGAATATGTTGGACCGGAATCTCGTCATATTCATTACGGAATGACTTCTTCGGATATTTTGGATACCACACTTTCTTACCAAATGAAAGCTGCCGGAGAAATTTTATTAAACGATTTAGAAAAATTAAAAATCGCACTGAAGAAAAAAGCACTTGAATATAAAAAAACAGTTTGCGTTGGAAGAAGTCATGGAATTCACGCCGAACCAACAACATTCGGATTAAAATTTGCGCTTTGGTATGAAGAAACAAAAAGAAATATTTTACGATTAAAATCTGCAATTGAAACAATAAGTGTGGGACAAATTTCTGGTGCAGTTGGAACTTTCGATCATCTTTCTCCAAAAGTTGAAGAATATGTTTGCGCAAAAATGGGATTAAAACCGACTCCGGTTTCAACCCAAGTAATACAACGAGATCGCCATGCTGAATATCTTTCAACATTGGCAATTATTGGAGCCACATTAGAAAAAATTTCAATTGAAATTAGACATTTACAAAGAACCGAAGTTTTAGAAGCGGAAGAATTTT is a window from the Ignavibacteriota bacterium genome containing:
- a CDS encoding trypsin-like peptidase domain-containing protein, whose amino-acid sequence is MKNLKYVFLSSFITLLIVSIFFAFFYYEKFSSKNENSNQQNSVLENRQITENSSIVPANIRNLIDNTITNSRENIITNTVKNVSSAIVGINVTQTRYFRDPYSFFFDRIYERQIPGLGSGAIISPDGYVITNDHVAGDANKIIVTMTDGTEYNAELVGTDKSSDIALLKINAQNLPYIQFGNSDDILIGEWVIALGNPFGLFEINDKPTVTVGVVSALNMNLGLSEERYYLKMIQTDASINSGNSGGPLVNSVGEMIGMNTIIWRENKGGSIGVGFAIPINTIKDIIEELKSNGFVNRDFWTGISIQPIDDAIAKYYKLNSTYGVIISNVDRRSPAEKAGLEVGDVILEVNDVKINNDQTILYVFHQARTNDILKLKVFRDNKILFINLKLEPKP
- a CDS encoding adenylosuccinate lyase gives rise to the protein MIERYTRPEMGKIWEDEFKYSTWLKIEILACEARAEMGEIPKEDLEIIKSKSNFDVKRILEIEEETKHDVIAFLTNVAEYVGPESRHIHYGMTSSDILDTTLSYQMKAAGEILLNDLEKLKIALKKKALEYKKTVCVGRSHGIHAEPTTFGLKFALWYEETKRNILRLKSAIETISVGQISGAVGTFDHLSPKVEEYVCAKMGLKPTPVSTQVIQRDRHAEYLSTLAIIGATLEKISIEIRHLQRTEVLEAEEFFSKGQKGSSAMPHKRNPIISERVTGLARLLRGNATAALENVALWHERDISHSSVERIIVPDSTIILNYMLNLMINLIDNLLIYPENAIENLNKTRGLIVSQKVLLALVEKGATREDAYKLVQTSAMKVWQDKSTNLENELIISEEIKKYLTTEEIKNIFNTNEMVKNVDYIFNRSVELE